Proteins encoded within one genomic window of Desulfonatronospira thiodismutans ASO3-1:
- a CDS encoding ATP-binding protein, translating to MKQVLQEIILDFQELQLETGTPRRLKLTTLPGKASVCIGVRRCGKSTYLFQIMEQLKRDGVQAENILYLNFFDDRLHALQHMGLEVILEAYFGLYPEKKNSRTVYCFFDEVQALPGWEPFVDRLMRTEKCQVYLTGSSARMLSKEIATQMRGRAISWELFPFSFREFLDAKGIKSSGPHSAKKRLTIRKAFEDYWETGGFPEVTGLEKYLRLKIHQEYFQAVLFRDVVERHNISHPRAVTDLAHRLMDNIASLHTVNRLTGYLKSLGHKSPKAAVSDYLEWFEDAFFFFSVRIFDPSLSRSKTNPRKIYCIDHSLVTSVASGILINSGHLLENMIFTALRRLTSDIWYYKTAKGLEVDFIIHLQDRSRRLIQVCETLSHKDTRTRELRALDQAMEELGLDSGTLVTRDHDEDMELNGRRIEIISAWRFLLSLPDE from the coding sequence ATGAAGCAAGTCCTTCAAGAGATAATACTTGATTTTCAGGAACTCCAGCTGGAGACCGGGACGCCCAGACGACTGAAGCTGACAACCCTTCCAGGCAAGGCCAGTGTATGTATTGGGGTTCGCCGCTGCGGAAAATCTACGTATCTGTTCCAGATCATGGAACAATTGAAAAGAGACGGGGTGCAGGCGGAAAACATTCTTTATCTGAACTTTTTCGATGACAGGCTGCATGCCCTGCAGCACATGGGCCTCGAGGTGATTCTGGAAGCCTATTTCGGGTTATACCCTGAGAAAAAGAACTCCCGGACGGTCTATTGTTTTTTTGATGAAGTTCAGGCGCTACCAGGCTGGGAGCCCTTTGTTGACAGGCTCATGCGTACCGAGAAATGCCAGGTCTATTTGACGGGATCTTCCGCCAGGATGCTCTCAAAGGAGATAGCCACGCAGATGCGCGGCCGGGCCATATCCTGGGAGCTTTTCCCTTTTTCTTTCCGGGAATTTCTTGATGCCAAAGGGATAAAAAGCAGCGGACCACACTCGGCCAAGAAGCGCCTGACCATCCGCAAAGCTTTCGAGGACTACTGGGAAACCGGTGGCTTCCCCGAGGTCACTGGACTTGAAAAATACTTGCGCCTCAAAATCCACCAGGAGTACTTCCAGGCCGTTCTCTTCAGGGATGTGGTAGAACGTCACAACATTTCACACCCCAGAGCAGTGACAGATCTGGCCCACCGTCTGATGGATAACATCGCATCCCTTCACACGGTGAACAGACTGACTGGATATCTCAAGTCCCTTGGGCACAAGTCCCCGAAAGCAGCTGTATCAGACTACCTGGAGTGGTTCGAAGATGCATTTTTTTTCTTTTCTGTAAGGATCTTCGACCCTTCTTTAAGTCGAAGCAAAACAAACCCTAGAAAAATATACTGTATCGATCATTCACTTGTCACCTCAGTAGCTTCAGGTATTCTCATCAACTCCGGTCACCTGCTGGAAAACATGATATTTACAGCTCTTCGTCGTCTGACGTCGGATATCTGGTATTATAAAACAGCCAAAGGACTGGAAGTGGATTTTATCATACACCTGCAGGATAGATCCCGCCGTTTGATCCAGGTGTGCGAAACATTGTCCCATAAAGACACGAGGACACGGGAACTCCGCGCCCTTGACCAGGCCATGGAGGAACTGGGCCTTGATTCTGGAACACTGGTTACACGGGACCATGATGAGGACATGGAACTTAATGGAAGGCGAATCGAAATCATTTCCGCCTGGCGCTTTCTGCTGAGCCTTCCTGATGAGTAA
- the thiC gene encoding phosphomethylpyrimidine synthase ThiC has product MKTQLQKARAGVVTPEMHTAAEGEPISAEDLCSLIARGRAVLPKNAVHDFASIKAIGEGLKTKVNANLGTSGECADMAAEEKKLAAALRAGADSIMDLSTGGDLDQLRWMFLKKSPVMLGTVPIYGLAAKMLRHGRPMHDITPEELFREIELQCSQGVDYITVHCGITTQSVQRLEHFKRIMPCVSRGGSMHMQWIRANGQENPLYQDFDALLDIAEKYDVTLSLGDGFRPGCIEDSLDGAQVEELMILAELAGRAFERGVQVMIEGPGHVPLNEIKTQIQLQKKLCRNAPFYILGPLPTDIAAGYDHITSAIGGAVAGAAGADFLCYVTPAEHLALPAEDDVYQGVMAARIAGHIADLSKGLPGSADKDRKMAHCRQTLDWEGMIKSALDPDLVRSRMQIAEDGRTCSMCGKLCAVKTSEETQALQAES; this is encoded by the coding sequence ATGAAAACACAGCTTCAAAAGGCCAGGGCCGGGGTTGTCACCCCGGAGATGCACACTGCGGCAGAAGGCGAGCCCATAAGCGCCGAGGATCTTTGCAGCCTCATCGCCCGGGGCAGGGCGGTGCTGCCCAAAAACGCAGTGCACGACTTCGCCTCAATAAAAGCCATTGGCGAAGGACTCAAGACCAAGGTCAACGCCAATCTGGGCACCAGCGGAGAATGCGCCGACATGGCTGCAGAGGAGAAGAAGCTCGCGGCTGCATTAAGGGCCGGGGCGGATTCCATAATGGATCTATCCACCGGCGGAGACCTGGACCAGCTTCGCTGGATGTTTCTGAAAAAAAGCCCTGTCATGCTGGGTACCGTGCCCATTTACGGACTGGCCGCCAAAATGCTCAGGCATGGCCGGCCCATGCACGACATAACTCCTGAGGAGCTGTTCCGGGAAATAGAACTGCAGTGCAGCCAGGGAGTGGATTATATAACGGTGCATTGCGGGATAACCACGCAATCGGTTCAGAGGCTGGAGCATTTCAAACGCATTATGCCCTGCGTCAGCCGCGGCGGCTCCATGCACATGCAGTGGATAAGGGCCAACGGGCAGGAAAATCCTTTGTACCAGGACTTTGATGCCCTTTTGGATATTGCTGAAAAGTATGACGTGACCTTGAGCCTGGGGGACGGGTTTCGTCCCGGCTGCATCGAAGATTCACTGGACGGGGCCCAGGTGGAAGAGCTCATGATCCTGGCCGAGCTGGCCGGCAGGGCCTTTGAACGCGGGGTGCAGGTCATGATCGAGGGTCCGGGCCATGTGCCCCTGAATGAAATAAAAACCCAGATCCAGCTGCAGAAAAAGCTCTGCCGCAATGCTCCTTTTTATATCCTGGGGCCCCTGCCCACGGATATTGCTGCAGGCTACGACCATATTACCTCGGCAATCGGCGGAGCCGTAGCCGGAGCAGCCGGGGCTGACTTTCTGTGCTACGTCACCCCGGCCGAGCACCTGGCTCTGCCGGCAGAGGATGATGTCTACCAGGGAGTGATGGCCGCCAGGATTGCAGGGCATATAGCCGACTTGAGCAAGGGGCTTCCCGGTTCTGCTGATAAGGACCGGAAGATGGCACACTGCCGCCAGACCCTGGACTGGGAGGGCATGATAAAAAGTGCCCTGGATCCGGACCTGGTGCGCAGCAGGATGCAGATAGCAGAAGACGGGAGGACCTGTTCCATGTGCGGCAAGCTCTGCGCAGTGAAGACTTCCGAGGAGACACAGGCACTTCAGGCAGAATCCTGA
- a CDS encoding type II toxin-antitoxin system RelE family toxin yields the protein MTWTVIYHQDVEEDLLSLGPAMAGRVVRAIDSKLTRAPLDFGLPLSGNLTDFRKLSVGDCRVVSRVFQEQVYVLAVGPRRDKEIYRMAGTRKRE from the coding sequence GTGACCTGGACTGTAATTTACCACCAGGATGTTGAAGAGGACCTGTTAAGTCTTGGTCCAGCTATGGCCGGTCGGGTCGTCAGAGCCATAGATTCCAAGCTGACCCGTGCTCCTCTGGATTTTGGCCTCCCTCTGTCCGGAAATCTGACTGATTTCAGAAAACTCAGTGTTGGGGACTGCAGGGTTGTGTCCAGGGTTTTCCAGGAACAGGTTTATGTTCTGGCTGTAGGTCCAAGAAGGGATAAAGAGATATACAGGATGGCCGGAACAAGGAAGAGAGAGTAG
- a CDS encoding type II toxin-antitoxin system Phd/YefM family antitoxin produces the protein MRQDEYISATNLSKKTSATLDAFDRGEMEKMIVLKNNSPKAVLLSMEAFQAMQEELEDLRMASLALVRQETFDPKKALSHEQIMERFSR, from the coding sequence ATGAGACAAGATGAATACATCTCTGCTACCAACCTGTCCAAGAAAACATCCGCAACCCTGGACGCTTTTGACAGAGGTGAGATGGAAAAGATGATAGTCCTGAAAAACAACTCTCCCAAGGCGGTGCTTTTGTCCATGGAAGCTTTCCAGGCCATGCAGGAGGAGCTTGAAGATTTGCGGATGGCCTCTCTTGCCCTGGTCCGGCAGGAAACTTTTGACCCGAAAAAAGCTCTGTCCCATGAACAGATCATGGAGAGATTTTCCAGGTGA
- a CDS encoding type II toxin-antitoxin system Phd/YefM family antitoxin: MKTTAKDLRFFSREILDTVSRGEEVIITYRGKPCARLVPYQAAKDDEYKEKLFGMWQDNESVADVDGYIRRLRQGRFA, from the coding sequence ATGAAAACAACGGCCAAGGACTTAAGGTTTTTCTCCAGGGAAATCCTGGACACAGTCAGCAGAGGGGAAGAAGTGATTATCACCTACCGCGGCAAACCCTGCGCCAGACTTGTCCCTTACCAGGCAGCCAAGGACGATGAGTACAAGGAAAAATTGTTCGGAATGTGGCAGGATAACGAATCTGTTGCAGATGTGGATGGCTACATTCGAAGATTACGCCAGGGAAGATTCGCATGA
- a CDS encoding type II toxin-antitoxin system VapC family toxin, which yields MILDTDVLIWYLKGNQNAFRIIEESEYFYISVVTYMELVQGMRNKQELATLRKALHAWKTQILYISEEISIKAMFYVEEHFLSHSVQLADALIAATAQVHAQPVLTGNDKHYRALKGLEIKKFQP from the coding sequence ATGATCTTGGATACAGACGTCCTGATCTGGTATCTTAAGGGTAACCAGAATGCATTTCGAATCATCGAGGAGTCGGAATACTTCTACATCTCTGTGGTGACCTACATGGAGCTGGTCCAGGGCATGAGAAACAAGCAAGAACTGGCCACTCTGCGCAAAGCCCTGCATGCATGGAAAACTCAGATTCTGTATATTTCCGAGGAAATCTCCATAAAAGCCATGTTCTATGTTGAGGAGCACTTTCTCAGCCACTCCGTCCAGCTGGCAGATGCCCTGATTGCAGCTACTGCACAGGTGCATGCACAGCCTGTCCTCACTGGTAACGATAAACATTACAGGGCCCTGAAAGGCCTTGAAATCAAGAAATTTCAGCCGTAG
- a CDS encoding TIGR03790 family protein: MFINRYGFVFLMIVVVMAVSFLQQKEAGASLKPEEILVVANKIQTEEAGLQGRAYFDARWPMPDERPQGGYGLYDYSLHQAALHLQSNDIMPVTVEETSALFQPGDCPEAALYAGWYSLARYVPAFEWQPGSVGYHIASQECQSLRRGEYWCKRMLEEGVAATLGPVGEPYVQAFPPPEIFLPCLRTGVLVWQKSILIPYHPGPGRWSWWEIRCTGRSRISC, translated from the coding sequence ATGTTTATCAACAGATACGGTTTTGTTTTTTTGATGATTGTTGTGGTGATGGCAGTAAGCTTTCTGCAGCAGAAAGAGGCCGGGGCTTCTCTCAAGCCCGAGGAGATCCTGGTAGTGGCCAACAAGATCCAGACAGAGGAAGCAGGCCTGCAGGGCAGGGCATACTTTGACGCCAGATGGCCCATGCCTGATGAGCGTCCCCAGGGGGGCTACGGCCTGTATGATTACTCCCTGCACCAGGCTGCGCTGCATCTGCAGTCCAATGACATTATGCCGGTAACAGTTGAGGAGACCAGCGCGCTTTTTCAGCCCGGGGACTGCCCTGAAGCAGCCCTGTATGCGGGCTGGTACAGTCTGGCCAGGTATGTGCCGGCCTTTGAATGGCAGCCTGGTTCTGTGGGGTATCATATTGCCAGCCAGGAGTGCCAGAGCCTGAGAAGGGGAGAGTACTGGTGCAAGAGGATGCTGGAAGAAGGTGTAGCTGCCACTCTGGGGCCGGTGGGCGAGCCGTACGTGCAGGCCTTTCCCCCTCCGGAGATCTTTTTGCCCTGCTTACGGACGGGCGTCTTAGTCTGGCAGAAGTCTATTTTAATTCCATACCATCCTGGTCCTGGAAGATGGTCCTGGTGGGAGATCCGTTGTACCGGCCGTTCAAGAATTAGCTGCTGA
- the tnpA gene encoding IS66 family insertion sequence element accessory protein TnpA produces the protein MQTKSQKYTPEERAGFWSAHINKWRQGSLTKAEYCRRAELSKHAFYYWCKKLGHTNSRKTQEENAIVPVPLKVVQEKTHTPLRLMVNSYQVDIPGDFQQEVLAKLVRTLEEIT, from the coding sequence ATGCAAACCAAGTCACAGAAGTACACGCCTGAGGAGCGGGCCGGATTCTGGTCCGCGCATATCAACAAGTGGAGGCAGGGCAGCCTGACCAAAGCCGAATACTGCCGCAGGGCAGAACTGTCCAAGCATGCCTTCTATTACTGGTGCAAAAAGCTTGGGCACACCAATTCCAGGAAAACCCAGGAGGAAAATGCCATCGTGCCGGTGCCCCTGAAGGTTGTCCAGGAGAAAACCCATACGCCTCTGCGCCTGATGGTCAATAGTTACCAAGTGGATATCCCGGGTGATTTCCAGCAGGAAGTACTGGCCAAGCTTGTCCGTACTCTGGAGGAGATCACGTGA
- the tnpB gene encoding IS66 family insertion sequence element accessory protein TnpB (TnpB, as the term is used for proteins encoded by IS66 family insertion elements, is considered an accessory protein, since TnpC, encoded by a neighboring gene, is a DDE family transposase.) → MIAVSQAKVYLVTGHTDMRKAIDGLSIMVQAQLEHDPFSGHLFVFCNRQRTIIKILYWDTNGFCLWQKRLEKQSFKWPASKQEVMELDARQLVWLLDGLDPVQVRGAQRVKIFHIILDFLKKKLAIPNVCVYRNTQLWTSTTCQMIRMRSKISLLTTTSNLSTCRRN, encoded by the coding sequence GTGATCGCGGTAAGTCAGGCCAAGGTGTATCTGGTCACCGGACATACCGACATGCGCAAGGCCATAGACGGGTTGTCCATCATGGTCCAGGCTCAGCTGGAGCATGACCCCTTTTCCGGTCATCTGTTTGTCTTCTGCAACAGGCAGCGAACCATCATCAAGATCCTGTACTGGGACACAAACGGTTTTTGCCTGTGGCAAAAGCGCCTGGAGAAGCAAAGCTTCAAGTGGCCTGCATCAAAGCAGGAAGTTATGGAGCTTGATGCGAGGCAGCTTGTCTGGCTTTTAGACGGTCTGGACCCTGTGCAGGTCAGGGGGGCACAAAGAGTTAAAATTTTCCACATTATTTTAGATTTTTTGAAAAAAAAGCTTGCAATTCCAAATGTTTGTGTGTATAGGAATACTCAGTTATGGACATCAACAACTTGCCAGATGATAAGGATGCGCTCAAAGATATCGTTGCTGACTACCACCAGCAACTTATCTACCTGCAGGAGAAACTGA
- the tnpC gene encoding IS66 family transposase, with product MDINNLPDDKDALKDIVADYHQQLIYLQEKLNFLQKAIYGSKSDKKPKCGSKETWPMMPGLVEMETEVETPQEKTITIPEHSRKKRGRKPIPKDLPRKDIIHDLSGEEKICPCGVELSPIGQEVSEKLDYIPARLIVNRYIRLKYACKNCEGAEDDQGAVKIAPMPEQLIPQGIVTPGLMAHIITAKFVDGLPFYRQCKQLLRLGIDISRSTMVSWAMHAARVCEPFLDLFKKEIMLGFQVGIDETPVQVLDEPGRSNTSKSYMWVFLGGHPENPTVLYDYHPTRSGLALDFLQDYQGYIQSDGYAVYNDLGDKPGIFHVGCLAHVRRKFMDVVKLSKKQKHKGGTAQEILNLIAKLYILEQSFETRKLKPDRIQEERQEKSIPILNQIKTLLDERSKTTPDKSKLGTAINYALNQWDRVVRYTLDGRLRPDNNLVENAIRPFALGRKNWLFAGHPNGAKAGAMYFSLVETAKKNGLEPYAYLRHLFENLPLAKTEQDLKALMPQYIDPEVLPSPTAC from the coding sequence ATGGACATCAACAACTTGCCAGATGATAAGGATGCGCTCAAAGATATCGTTGCTGACTACCACCAGCAACTTATCTACCTGCAGGAGAAACTGAACTTCCTGCAAAAAGCCATCTATGGGTCCAAATCCGATAAAAAACCCAAATGCGGCTCCAAAGAGACCTGGCCCATGATGCCTGGTCTTGTTGAGATGGAAACCGAGGTGGAAACGCCCCAGGAAAAAACCATCACCATACCTGAACATTCCCGTAAGAAACGTGGCCGCAAGCCCATCCCCAAGGATCTTCCCAGAAAGGATATAATCCATGACCTCTCTGGGGAGGAAAAGATATGCCCCTGCGGAGTCGAGCTAAGCCCGATAGGTCAGGAAGTAAGCGAAAAACTGGATTATATCCCTGCCAGGCTGATTGTTAATCGCTACATCCGTCTCAAATACGCCTGCAAAAACTGCGAGGGAGCCGAAGATGATCAGGGTGCAGTCAAAATAGCTCCCATGCCGGAACAGCTGATCCCCCAGGGCATAGTGACTCCAGGTCTTATGGCTCATATCATCACGGCCAAGTTTGTGGACGGCCTACCCTTTTATCGCCAGTGCAAGCAGCTTTTAAGGCTGGGCATTGATATCTCCCGTTCCACCATGGTCTCCTGGGCCATGCATGCGGCCAGGGTCTGCGAGCCTTTCCTGGATCTGTTCAAAAAGGAGATCATGCTCGGATTCCAGGTGGGCATAGACGAGACCCCGGTACAGGTACTTGATGAACCGGGCCGGTCCAACACTTCCAAGTCATATATGTGGGTTTTCCTTGGCGGCCATCCTGAAAATCCCACTGTCCTTTATGATTATCATCCCACGCGAAGCGGTCTGGCCCTGGATTTCCTCCAGGACTATCAAGGTTATATTCAAAGTGACGGCTATGCAGTCTACAACGACCTGGGCGACAAGCCGGGCATATTCCATGTAGGATGCCTGGCCCATGTCCGGCGCAAGTTTATGGATGTGGTCAAACTCTCCAAGAAACAAAAGCACAAGGGCGGAACCGCCCAGGAAATCCTGAACCTTATCGCCAAGCTATATATCCTGGAACAGTCCTTTGAAACCAGAAAGCTAAAGCCCGACCGGATACAGGAAGAACGTCAGGAAAAAAGTATACCCATACTAAACCAGATAAAAACTCTGCTGGACGAAAGAAGTAAAACCACCCCGGACAAAAGCAAACTGGGCACGGCCATAAATTATGCCCTGAACCAGTGGGACAGAGTGGTGCGCTATACACTGGATGGCCGGCTGCGGCCTGACAATAATCTGGTGGAAAACGCCATCAGACCCTTCGCCCTGGGACGCAAGAACTGGCTTTTTGCCGGACATCCCAATGGAGCCAAGGCAGGCGCTATGTACTTCTCCCTGGTGGAGACAGCCAAAAAGAACGGCCTGGAGCCTTACGCATACTTACGCCACCTGTTTGAAAACTTGCCCCTGGCCAAGACCGAGCAGGATCTGAAGGCCCTTATGCCTCAGTACATAGATCCGGAAGTCCTGCCTTCCCCCACTGCCTGCTGA
- a CDS encoding transposase, with protein MDHFEPGITGNVQRIFRARYKLDEPGLTSHITQRAAGKDPLFLDDRDYLTMLGLLKESSEKFNISYYALCLMQNHLHILIKPYEKNLVQAMRSIFSRYAAKFNHRYERRGHLFGGPYRQSVCLDNSYLLSASLYIHLNPVRAGLTDNPNQYRWSSGSLYCLETPRESFVDPKPVLQLVHDDQNAARREYYKILHKAQGAEPDNALEHKGAIEKFCVRLAEIFPALFKRLNKKSSAYENIPPSMLELTELESRLQNMTDSRSRSTENRMARKYIIEQLLARGFKKTEIAERMGISRRSVYYLLNSSTK; from the coding sequence ATGGATCATTTCGAGCCGGGCATAACAGGAAATGTACAGCGGATATTCAGAGCAAGATACAAGCTTGATGAACCTGGGTTGACATCACATATAACCCAGCGTGCGGCCGGCAAAGACCCTCTGTTTCTGGATGATAGAGATTACCTGACCATGCTTGGCCTGCTCAAGGAAAGCTCTGAAAAATTCAATATCAGCTATTATGCCCTGTGTTTAATGCAAAACCACCTGCACATCCTGATCAAGCCCTATGAAAAGAATCTGGTCCAGGCCATGCGCTCAATTTTTTCAAGATATGCCGCTAAATTCAATCACCGGTATGAACGCCGCGGCCATCTTTTTGGAGGACCCTACCGCCAGTCTGTTTGTCTGGACAACTCCTACCTGCTTTCAGCCTCCTTATATATCCACCTGAACCCTGTGCGCGCCGGCCTTACAGACAACCCAAACCAGTACAGGTGGTCCTCAGGTTCTCTTTACTGCCTGGAAACCCCCAGAGAATCATTTGTGGATCCAAAGCCGGTACTGCAGCTTGTACATGATGATCAAAACGCAGCCCGCAGGGAATACTATAAGATACTGCACAAAGCCCAGGGAGCAGAACCGGATAACGCCCTTGAACATAAAGGGGCTATTGAAAAATTCTGTGTGCGCCTGGCTGAAATCTTCCCCGCCCTGTTCAAAAGGCTGAACAAAAAAAGCAGCGCCTATGAGAACATTCCCCCTTCCATGCTTGAACTGACCGAACTCGAGAGCAGACTGCAAAATATGACTGACTCAAGATCCCGGTCAACTGAAAACAGGATGGCCCGGAAATACATAATTGAGCAACTGCTGGCCAGAGGATTCAAAAAAACTGAAATCGCAGAGCGTATGGGCATCTCGAGAAGGTCCGTATATTATTTACTTAACTCTTCGACAAAATAA
- a CDS encoding VanZ family protein: MVVPVLYMGLILVGASIPADNGEAGSHRLHFLLLPSLLQNLIHIPAYGLLAFLWRWCLDAYVQARTAVVLALFLTIGFGIFQEWYQITVPGRYASISDIVFDAIGAVLGVWLFKRLKNKFCNI; the protein is encoded by the coding sequence ATGGTTGTGCCGGTGCTGTATATGGGTCTTATCCTGGTTGGAGCTTCTATTCCCGCGGATAACGGGGAGGCTGGGAGTCACCGCCTGCATTTCCTTCTGCTTCCATCCCTTCTGCAGAATCTTATACATATACCTGCCTACGGCCTGCTGGCCTTTTTGTGGCGCTGGTGTCTGGATGCTTACGTACAGGCCAGAACCGCTGTGGTACTGGCCCTGTTTTTGACCATCGGTTTCGGAATTTTTCAGGAATGGTATCAGATCACGGTCCCTGGCCGCTATGCTTCAATTTCAGATATTGTATTTGATGCAATCGGAGCGGTTCTCGGCGTGTGGCTCTTTAAACGTCTTAAAAATAAATTTTGCAATATTTAG
- a CDS encoding UDP-N-acetylglucosamine 2-epimerase, with amino-acid sequence MPGLQIPCLTLRENTERPVTLESGSNMLIGRDMDLLRRSVDRNLAGDLRPSTVPELWDGRASQRIARVLATPKAHLTTSCIAQKELSSRE; translated from the coding sequence GTGCCGGGCCTGCAGATTCCCTGCCTGACCCTGCGGGAGAATACCGAGAGGCCGGTGACCCTGGAGTCCGGCAGCAATATGCTCATAGGCCGGGACATGGATCTTTTGCGCAGATCTGTAGACCGCAACCTGGCAGGTGATCTAAGGCCCTCCACAGTACCCGAGCTCTGGGATGGCCGCGCCAGCCAGAGAATCGCCCGGGTACTCGCCACACCCAAAGCCCATTTAACCACATCATGCATTGCTCAAAAGGAACTCAGCTCCAGGGAGTGA
- a CDS encoding VPLPA-CTERM sorting domain-containing protein: MFLLKKCFVLAALCMLITLGTALPLKAATVYSGAWTPTSNSTEFFNVTFNTTGDSNFNFFLYNNNDAQLMIFERSQLWDAAQVGISRSDGTYSASLNGTSLVLGANPHFWLGYSLGNDTFHQYTYSLLTGNDQFLLKLGDKDIMISDASPVPLPASIWLLGAALVGLAGFSRRYLR; encoded by the coding sequence ATGTTTTTATTGAAAAAATGCTTTGTATTGGCTGCTCTTTGCATGCTCATAACCCTGGGCACGGCCCTGCCGCTCAAGGCGGCCACTGTCTACAGCGGGGCCTGGACGCCAACGAGCAATTCCACGGAATTTTTCAACGTTACCTTCAACACCACAGGTGATTCTAACTTCAACTTCTTTCTCTACAATAATAACGACGCCCAACTGATGATTTTTGAAAGATCACAGTTGTGGGATGCGGCCCAGGTAGGCATTTCTCGTTCAGACGGGACTTATTCCGCCTCCCTCAACGGAACCAGCCTGGTTCTGGGCGCTAATCCCCATTTCTGGCTGGGGTACTCCTTGGGGAACGATACATTCCATCAGTACACCTACTCTCTTCTGACGGGCAATGATCAGTTCCTGCTGAAACTGGGCGACAAAGACATTATGATCTCAGATGCATCCCCTGTACCCCTGCCCGCATCCATCTGGCTGCTGGGTGCGGCTCTGGTGGGTCTGGCCGGTTTCAGCAGAAGATATTTGAGGTAA
- a CDS encoding VPLPA-CTERM sorting domain-containing protein, whose protein sequence is MKLIRLKWLLLMAAVLLFFTAGTVHAASYYNMTPPKDDGRYLGWDKNVSGEFDFLKPFTPNLVEFDYHVYFLGALAGHTNQLRTGDTVHFDSTVASVGERRIVNFNDDTMLYDATGGKGSHLLEGNTSGAPGIHFFQADKPVKFTYDGFTKEFDTSWIFVGFNDAWTGDNDYNDMVLAVKAVPIPGAVWLLGSGILGLVALRRRIFSS, encoded by the coding sequence ATGAAGCTCATACGTCTCAAGTGGCTGCTTTTGATGGCAGCCGTACTGCTGTTTTTCACTGCCGGCACTGTGCATGCGGCGTCATACTACAATATGACGCCGCCGAAAGATGACGGCAGGTATTTGGGATGGGATAAAAATGTGTCAGGAGAATTCGACTTCCTAAAGCCTTTTACTCCCAACCTGGTGGAGTTTGATTACCATGTCTACTTTCTGGGGGCACTGGCTGGCCACACCAACCAGCTGAGGACCGGAGACACGGTCCATTTCGACTCCACGGTAGCATCTGTGGGGGAACGAAGAATCGTAAACTTCAATGACGATACCATGCTCTACGATGCCACAGGGGGAAAAGGAAGCCATCTTTTGGAGGGCAACACCTCCGGCGCTCCTGGAATCCATTTTTTCCAGGCTGATAAGCCGGTGAAGTTTACCTACGATGGTTTCACCAAGGAATTCGATACCTCCTGGATTTTCGTGGGCTTCAATGATGCCTGGACAGGCGACAACGATTATAATGACATGGTGCTGGCGGTAAAGGCTGTGCCCATACCCGGGGCTGTATGGCTGCTGGGCTCCGGCATCCTGGGCCTCGTGGCCCTGCGCCGCAGGATCTTCAGTTCATAG
- a CDS encoding VanZ family protein — translation MEKMTGSPTVTTVSRVLLVVVLVFMPYATLAPGTSPPSDAASQMHFYIMAGIIFVACMSFRTFRVRLVVGLLVFGYSALMEYFQYLLPHRHGSLDDVAINFLGSLLGFGVFHAVCWTGQMARSIRKH, via the coding sequence ATGGAAAAAATGACAGGTTCGCCAACGGTAACGACAGTCAGCAGGGTCCTGCTGGTTGTCGTACTGGTATTCATGCCGTACGCTACACTCGCGCCCGGCACCAGCCCTCCCTCTGATGCAGCATCTCAAATGCATTTTTACATAATGGCCGGCATAATTTTTGTGGCATGCATGAGCTTTAGAACCTTCCGGGTCAGACTGGTCGTGGGGCTGCTGGTTTTCGGGTACAGCGCTCTTATGGAATATTTCCAGTATCTCCTGCCGCACAGGCACGGAAGCTTAGATGACGTGGCCATTAATTTTCTTGGATCTCTGCTGGGTTTCGGAGTGTTCCACGCTGTCTGCTGGACCGGACAGATGGCCAGGAGTATCCGGAAGCATTGA